Genomic segment of Iocasia fonsfrigidae:
CTGCTCTCATATATAACAGGATTACTACCTGGCAAGCTTACCCCACTCTTTGGTACGGTAAACTTTTTTTATTATAATTATGTAATTGAAACTATGGCCATCTATGATTATAAGAAGCTAATAAAAAAAATAGAACCTGATTCTGTACTGCATTGTGATCTGCTGGATATTTTAACAAATAATCTGGTTGAAGAGGATATTCATCGCAGCTGGTTTAAAGATAGAAGGGAATCTTTACAGAGGATAAAAAAGAAACAAAAAAAATAAAGAAACAGGTGATTTATAAAATGGTAGATTGTTTAAATTGTAATGCCTCATGTCAGGCAAAGGAAATCTTAACAAAGGTATATTTTAACCTTGATAAGGAATCTGATTATACAGAGAAAAAAGAAACACTACTGGATATTTCCGGGGTTGAAGATGTGAAATTAACACAGGAAACAATGATTGTTTTATTTGATGACCGGCTTATTGCCCCAGAAAAAATAGTAGGTTTTATTGAAGAATAGTTTTATTGGCTAGTGAGATATTAATTTGAAAAATGCCTCTAAAAAGCAGGAATATGGAAATATATTTAGAAAATGTATTATATAGATTTAATATAGTTCCATCTAATCTTTATAAGGGGGAATTAAATAATGGATTATAAGTTTGTTCATTCATGTATCAGGGTGATGGATTTAGAAGCATCTATTGAATTTTATCAAAATGCCTTGGGGTTAAAGGAATCCAGGAGAAAAGAGTTTAGTGATTTTACCCTGGTTTATCTTAAGGCAGATGAAGGTGACTTTGAATTAGAGCTTACCTATAATCATGACCAGAAAGAACCCTATATAATAGGTAATGGGTATAGTCATATAGCTTTAACAGTTGATGATTTACAGAAATCATATAAGAAGCATCAGGATATGGGTTATAAAGTAGGGGAAATTACAAGTCTTAGTGAGGGTTCAAATGCTTATTACTTTATAAGTGACCCAGATGGTTATGATATTGAAATTATTCAGGGTTGAGTTTAAAATCCTCCGGGTTAAAAATGCCGGGGGATTTTTTGCACTATTTGACACTCTTTAGGCTAGTAATTTAATTGATTATATGATATTATAATTTTTTAAAGTAATATATCATATTTTGTATTTTTATGTAGAAATGTGTAAATGGGCTATTCATTTTTATTAATTCTTTTGTTTAAATTTTCTTATTTGTAGTACAAATAGGAGTGAGTTTATGAATCAAATTATATTTGAGATAAAGGGTTTATCAGGAACAAATCAGGATGGTTACTCACTAAAAAAAATAGATTTTGACCTAGTGAAAGGGGAAGTACATGCTTTAGTTGGAGAAAAAGGTATGGGTAAAAAAGCCTTTTATGAACTTTTGTTGGGCTCCGGTGATTATGAACAGGGTCAGATTTATATTAAAAATAAAAATATTACCTTACATTTAAATGAAGTGAAGAATAATAAGATATCTTATTTAAGTGATGATGTAGGATTAATTGATAATTTTACTGTAGCAGAAAATTTATTTTTGTTAAACTACCCTTCAAAAAAGTATTCTCCTTCAATCGATTGGAAAAAAATCAATAGAATGGCTAAGCAGCTATTTGACGAACTTAATGTGAAAATAGACTATAATAAAAAGGTTTATGAATTATCTAATGAAGAACAGAAAATAGTGGCTATTGCTAAGTTATATCTAATCAAACCTGAAGTTATCATAATGCATGAACCTACAGATAATTTAGGGGCTAAATCAATTATCTTATTATATAAAATAATTAATAAAATGAAAAAAAGAGGAGCCAGTATTATTTATGTAACCAATGAATGGGAAGAGGCCTTGAAAATTGCTGATAGAATATCGGTCCTATCTAGAGGGATTATTGTTGGGACAATGGAAAGTAGTGAAGCTAAAGCCAATCCCCGAAAACTACTAAACTTAATCTCCGGCTGGAATAGAATGGAGAGTAAAAATGAAGACGTTGATCATTATAGTTTAGAGGTATTAAACGTTGTATTTAAAGCAGCAGAATTTCTCACTTCAAATTATGAGTTAGAGGATGTACTTAAATTTTTAGTCAATCATATAACTAAGGTTATGAACTCTGATAATTGTATAATATATTTAATAGATGAAGAAACAGATTCTGTAATAGATTATGTTGATTATAACAAATCTAAGGATATTGATGCCAAACTAAAAAGAAATGTTGTTATTGATATAATTAAAGAAAATGAGTCATACTATACAACTGATAATGATAGGGAATTTAAGGCCTATTTTACCAACCTCAAAAATATAAAGACAATTATTTGTGTTCCTGTCTTAATAAGGTCGCATATAACGGGGTTAATACAAATTTCTTACCGGGACTACTATGCCCATTCAGAAAAAGAGATAATGTATCTATCGACCTTTGCCAGACAGGTTGCTATTGCTATCGAAGATACCAGATTGATGGGTAATTCAGCCCTTCTGCAGGAAAGTCATCATCGTATAAAAAATAATTTACAGACTATTATAAGTCTTATAAAGTTACAGAAAAAATTTACAAAAAAAGATTCCTCAAAAACAATAGATGATATAATAAATGATATTATTTCCAGGATAAAGAGTATTGCTGCAGTACATGACCTCCTTTCTAGAGAAAAGCAGGGAAGAAGTATTATAAACTTCAAAGAGATAATAAAGATAATCACTAAATTTTATAATAATAACGAAAAAGTTAATATTAAATTAATATTAGATGATATTTTTATCCCCTATAATAAGGCTACAGCTATAGCATTAATAATAAATGAATTAATTAATAACTGTTATAAACATGCCTTTAAAAACCAAAATAAAGGGATTGTAAGGGTAAGCTGTAAAAATCAAAACAATAATATTGTTCTGCTTGTTAGTGATAATGGGCATGGATTACCAGAATCGTTTGATATAGATAATTTAAATAGTCTTGGAATTTCAATTGTCCAGTCAATTATTTTGAATGAATTTGAGGGTCAGATTGACTTCAAAAATAATAAGGGTACTGTAGTTGAGATTATACTACCAGAGGATAAGCTGGCACTTACTAAATGGGAATGATATCATATTAGGGGGGACATTTTATGAACAAAGATAATTATTTGAAAGTAGTAGTAGCAGAAGATGAATATATGGTTTTGATGGGTATTAAAGAAATGGTAGAGGAATTAGGACATGAAATTATTGGTGAGGCTACTAATGGGAAAAAAGCAGTTGAAATAACATTAAAGGAAAAACCGGATTTATTAATTATAGATATTAATATGCCTGTTTTAGATGGTATAGATGCAATAAAAAAGATAAATGAGCTTTATCCCATGCCCAGTATTGTAGTAACCGGGTATTATAATAAGGAATTAATAGATAGGGCTAAAAAAGCCGGGGCTTTTAGTTATCTTGTAAAACCAATAGACGAAAAAGACTTACAACCTGCTATCGAAATGGCTAGTGCCAGGTTTGAAGAATTTCTATCATTGAGAAAAGAATTACAGGAAACACAGGCAGCCTTTGAAGCTAGAAAATATATTGAAAAGGCGAAGGGCATTTTGATGGATAAATATAATATAAAGGAAAGTCAGGCAATGAAAACCTTACAGAAAAAAAGCAGAAATAATAATAAAAAGCTAGTTGTAACTGCAAAAGAAATTATAAAAGCTGATAAATTATTGCAAATTGATGAATAAAAACTCGTATTTATCTGCAAATAGGATATAATCAATTTTATTGCTTGATAATAGAGATACTGTTGTTTGATATATTGATTATTTTACGATATAATGATTTTATAAAATTTAATATTTTTCTATGCTCATGAACGGCATAGGCATAATTAAAAGGTCATGGACGCCTTGTATTCTATTTTAATGAATACTGGGTGTCCATTTTTAATTTATAACAAATTTTACCAAAAAAATTGCCTATAATTAATATAAGAATATAAAGGGGGAAACTTTAAAAAATTGGAGGTGATATGGAAAAAGTTATAGGGGAAGCCCTATATGTTCTGTGATATTTTATTGGAAAAGTAATAAGCGGTTAAAACTCAAATTTTAAAAGGAGTGATTTTTTTGTTAAAAAGCAAACGGTTTATTATTATCTTAGGAGTTATTTTAACTACGATATTTATTTCCACTTCAATTTTGGCAGCTGGGTTTAATCAGGAAGATTTATTAGAACCAGTAGATAAGACCCTTAAATTTGTCTTTATCCCTAAAGTTGTTCATCCCTGGTATGATGTTGTTAGAGCTGGTGCTGAAAAAGCCATCGAAGAGTTTGCAGACCAGGGGATCAAAATTGATCTGAAATGGGATGCACCACCAACTGCAGAAATAACTGCTCATATGAAAAAAATAGAAGCAAATATTAGTGCCCGTCCAGATGGAATGGCAATAGCAGTCTTAGACCCTGCCACTAATACTCAGGTTATTAATGATGCAGTAAATGCAGGATTAAATGTGGTTACTTTTGATACAGATGCACCTGATAGTCTAAGGGCTTGTTATATTGGACATGACAAAAATTTTGAAGATGGCTATGTACTTGGAGAATTTTTGGCCAAAAAAATAAATTATAAGGGTGAAGTAGCTATCCTGAGTGGTACATTAAGTGCACCAAATCATGTGGGGCGTGTAAATGGTTTTAAAGCTGCAATTGAACAGTATCCATATATAAAAATTGTAACTGAAAGACCTGATAATGATTCACTACAAAAGGCTATGGAATTAACTGAAAATATAATTCAAGCCTTCCCTAATATAGATGGTTTCTTTGGTTGTAATGCTACAAATCCTATAGGGGCAGCACGTGCTGTGGAAAATGCAGGTTTAGTAGGGAAAGTTCACATTGTT
This window contains:
- a CDS encoding ferritin-like domain-containing protein encodes the protein MNDKVLLRWLNWFYTLEMGQIDLYVNQAKQSNDDYIKHVLLKIAEIELNHARMFKDIIIRLGSKPLKIDSLLSYITGLLPGKLTPLFGTVNFFYYNYVIETMAIYDYKKLIKKIEPDSVLHCDLLDILTNNLVEEDIHRSWFKDRRESLQRIKKKQKK
- the gloA gene encoding lactoylglutathione lyase, which gives rise to MDYKFVHSCIRVMDLEASIEFYQNALGLKESRRKEFSDFTLVYLKADEGDFELELTYNHDQKEPYIIGNGYSHIALTVDDLQKSYKKHQDMGYKVGEITSLSEGSNAYYFISDPDGYDIEIIQG
- a CDS encoding ATP-binding cassette domain-containing protein, which codes for MNQIIFEIKGLSGTNQDGYSLKKIDFDLVKGEVHALVGEKGMGKKAFYELLLGSGDYEQGQIYIKNKNITLHLNEVKNNKISYLSDDVGLIDNFTVAENLFLLNYPSKKYSPSIDWKKINRMAKQLFDELNVKIDYNKKVYELSNEEQKIVAIAKLYLIKPEVIIMHEPTDNLGAKSIILLYKIINKMKKRGASIIYVTNEWEEALKIADRISVLSRGIIVGTMESSEAKANPRKLLNLISGWNRMESKNEDVDHYSLEVLNVVFKAAEFLTSNYELEDVLKFLVNHITKVMNSDNCIIYLIDEETDSVIDYVDYNKSKDIDAKLKRNVVIDIIKENESYYTTDNDREFKAYFTNLKNIKTIICVPVLIRSHITGLIQISYRDYYAHSEKEIMYLSTFARQVAIAIEDTRLMGNSALLQESHHRIKNNLQTIISLIKLQKKFTKKDSSKTIDDIINDIISRIKSIAAVHDLLSREKQGRSIINFKEIIKIITKFYNNNEKVNIKLILDDIFIPYNKATAIALIINELINNCYKHAFKNQNKGIVRVSCKNQNNNIVLLVSDNGHGLPESFDIDNLNSLGISIVQSIILNEFEGQIDFKNNKGTVVEIILPEDKLALTKWE
- a CDS encoding ANTAR domain-containing response regulator, with the protein product MNKDNYLKVVVAEDEYMVLMGIKEMVEELGHEIIGEATNGKKAVEITLKEKPDLLIIDINMPVLDGIDAIKKINELYPMPSIVVTGYYNKELIDRAKKAGAFSYLVKPIDEKDLQPAIEMASARFEEFLSLRKELQETQAAFEARKYIEKAKGILMDKYNIKESQAMKTLQKKSRNNNKKLVVTAKEIIKADKLLQIDE
- a CDS encoding substrate-binding domain-containing protein, producing the protein MLKSKRFIIILGVILTTIFISTSILAAGFNQEDLLEPVDKTLKFVFIPKVVHPWYDVVRAGAEKAIEEFADQGIKIDLKWDAPPTAEITAHMKKIEANISARPDGMAIAVLDPATNTQVINDAVNAGLNVVTFDTDAPDSLRACYIGHDKNFEDGYVLGEFLAKKINYKGEVAILSGTLSAPNHVGRVNGFKAAIEQYPYIKIVTERPDNDSLQKAMELTENIIQAFPNIDGFFGCNATNPIGAARAVENAGLVGKVHIVGMDDLDETIQYVQKGVIDAVKIQRQWEIGYWTVKYLVAMNQNHTIPEEHPTGSKVITGSDLN